The Sinomonas sp. P10A9 genome includes a window with the following:
- a CDS encoding A/G-specific adenine glycosylase: protein MLGRLHATLVDWFAREARDLPWRAAGRTPWGVLVSEVMLQQTPVARVLPVWREWMERWPHPADLAAEPAGEAVRAWGRLGYPRRALRLHAAATVITSEHGGELPDTEEGLLALPGVGSYTAAAVASFAFGRRATVVDTNIRRVHARLVGGEALPAPTLTAAEQRRATVLLPANREQSVAWNAATMELGAIVCTARSPRCVECPVSDACAWLAAGEPPPTYTPRGQAWHGTDRQVRGAIMAVLRAAQHPLQRDLLEPRGPKDGAPAMPGSPGSTRSAPCPTQYSAGGTGPVGDALARLHALRTGPEQLERALAGLLADGLAVEVEGSLRLP from the coding sequence ATGCTCGGCAGGCTGCACGCGACGCTCGTCGACTGGTTCGCACGCGAGGCGCGGGACCTGCCGTGGCGGGCTGCTGGCCGGACGCCGTGGGGCGTGCTCGTGAGTGAGGTCATGCTCCAGCAGACGCCCGTGGCGCGCGTGCTGCCCGTCTGGCGGGAATGGATGGAGCGGTGGCCGCATCCCGCGGATCTGGCCGCCGAACCGGCTGGGGAGGCCGTGCGCGCGTGGGGCCGGCTCGGCTATCCGCGCCGGGCGCTCCGGCTGCACGCCGCCGCGACAGTCATCACGTCCGAGCATGGCGGCGAACTGCCGGACACCGAGGAAGGACTCCTTGCGTTGCCCGGCGTCGGCTCGTACACGGCCGCGGCGGTCGCGTCGTTCGCCTTCGGACGCCGGGCCACGGTGGTGGACACGAACATCCGGCGCGTCCACGCGCGGCTCGTCGGCGGCGAAGCCCTTCCGGCCCCGACGCTGACCGCAGCCGAGCAGCGCCGCGCCACGGTGCTGCTGCCTGCCAACCGAGAGCAGTCCGTCGCGTGGAATGCCGCGACGATGGAGCTCGGTGCCATCGTGTGCACGGCCCGATCGCCGCGGTGCGTGGAGTGCCCAGTGTCGGATGCGTGCGCCTGGCTCGCCGCCGGCGAACCCCCGCCCACCTACACCCCACGGGGCCAGGCATGGCACGGGACCGACCGGCAGGTGAGAGGGGCCATCATGGCGGTGCTGCGCGCGGCCCAGCACCCGTTGCAGCGCGATCTGCTCGAACCGCGTGGACCCAAGGACGGTGCCCCTGCAATGCCGGGCTCTCCAGGGTCTACGCGCTCGGCACCCTGCCCAACTCAATATTCCGCGGGGGGTACGGGACCCGTCGGTGACGCCTTGGCTCGCCTCCACGCGCTGCGTACCGGGCCCGAGCAGCTCGAACGGGCCCTCGCGGGCCTTCTCGCGGACGGCCTCGCGGTTGAGGTCGAGGGGTCCCTGCGGCTTCCGTGA
- the disA gene encoding DNA integrity scanning diadenylate cyclase DisA — translation MVPTPEEALNATLARVAPGTALRDGLERILRGRTGALIVLGYNPTVESICSGGFEIGIEFSPTRLRELAKMDGAIVCDRDARTIVKAAVHLVPDSSIETFESGTRHRTAERVAKQTGLPVVSVSQSMQIIALYVQGIRHVIEGSERVLARANQALATLERYRARLDQVTHSLSALEIEAMVTVRDVAQTLQRQEMVRRISEEIAHYVLELGDDGRLLALQLEELITGLGPGSDVVIRDYAGADVSNETIDAAVEGLMELTSVDLLDLNRIAAILGYAGGIETLDAVVHPRGYRLISGLKPVPRAVADRLVDHFNGLQNLMAATIDDLMTVDGIGEQRARTVREGLSRMAETSLLDRFL, via the coding sequence GCACCGGTGCCCTCATCGTCCTGGGCTACAACCCGACCGTTGAGTCGATCTGCTCGGGCGGCTTCGAGATCGGGATCGAGTTCTCCCCCACCCGCCTTCGCGAGCTCGCGAAGATGGATGGCGCCATCGTATGCGACAGGGACGCCCGCACGATCGTCAAGGCCGCCGTGCACCTCGTCCCTGACTCGTCGATCGAGACGTTCGAGTCCGGGACGCGTCACCGCACCGCGGAGCGGGTCGCGAAGCAGACCGGCCTCCCGGTCGTCTCGGTGAGCCAGTCCATGCAGATCATCGCGCTCTACGTGCAGGGCATCCGACACGTCATCGAGGGCTCCGAGCGGGTGCTCGCGCGCGCCAACCAGGCCCTCGCGACACTCGAACGCTACCGCGCCAGACTCGACCAGGTCACCCATTCGCTGTCCGCCCTCGAGATCGAGGCCATGGTCACGGTCCGAGACGTCGCGCAGACGCTCCAGCGGCAGGAAATGGTGCGCCGCATCTCCGAGGAAATCGCCCACTACGTGCTCGAGCTCGGCGACGACGGCCGCCTCCTCGCCCTCCAGCTCGAGGAGCTGATCACCGGCCTGGGGCCGGGCTCGGACGTCGTCATCCGCGACTACGCGGGCGCCGACGTCTCCAACGAGACCATCGATGCCGCCGTCGAGGGGCTCATGGAGCTCACGAGCGTGGACCTCCTGGATCTCAACCGCATCGCCGCGATCCTCGGCTACGCGGGCGGGATCGAGACGCTCGACGCCGTCGTGCACCCCCGCGGGTACCGCCTCATCTCCGGCCTCAAGCCCGTGCCGCGTGCCGTTGCGGACCGGCTCGTAGACCACTTCAACGGGCTCCAGAACCTGATGGCCGCCACCATCGACGACCTCATGACCGTGGACGGCATCGGCGAACAGCGTGCCAGGACCGTGCGCGAAGGGCTCTCCCGGATGGCGGAGACGAGCCTTCTGGACCGCTTCCTCTAG